A window of [Clostridium] innocuum genomic DNA:
TGGCACCATCAGCCCCGGTGTTTCCGGTTGCTCCTGTCGGTCCCGTTGCTCCGGTCAAACCGGTACTTCCCGTAGCGCCTGTCGGTCCGGTAGGCCCGGCAGCACCATCCGGTCCGGTATTTCCCGTGGCACCAGTTGGTCCCGTAGCACCGTCAGCCCCGGTGTTTCCCATAGCCCCGGTCGGTCCCGTAGCACCTGTTAAACCGGTATTTCCAGTAGCACCAGTCGGTCCGGTAGGCCCGGCAGCACCATCGGCGCCGGTATTTCCCGTGGCTCCGGTCGGACCTGTTACGCCGTCAGCTCCCGTGTTTCCGGTAGCCCCGGTCGGTCCTGTTACCCCTGTGCTTCCGGTTGGTCCAATCCCTCCGGTAGCTCCGGTACTGCCTGTTGACCCGGTCGGTCCGATAGGACCGATTCCACCAGCTGCTCCGGTAATACCGGTAGCCCCGGCAGGTCCCGTTGGTCCGGTAGGCCCCGTGCTTCCCGTCGCACCGGTCGGTCCTGTCGCCCCCGTATTGCCTGTTGGTCCGCTAACGCCGTTGGCTCCGGTGTTACCCATAGGTCCTGTTGGTCCGGTTACACCGTTCGCTCCGGTATTTCCAGTAGCTCCTGTTATGCCGCTGGCACCAGTCGCCCCCGTAGCGCCTGCTGGCCCGATGGGTCCGGTATTTCCCGTAGCTCCGGTTGAGCCTGTGCTTCCGGTCGGACCCGTTGGTCCTGCCGGTATAGTGAACAGCAATGAAGCGCCGGAAGGTGTAAATGTCTCAGTGACACTGGCCTGTGTTCCCGGATCTCCGGTAATGGTTCCTGCAACGGTAATCACAGGTGTCATGCCCGTAGCTCCCGTGTTTCCGGTAGCTCCTATGCTTCCTGTCGGTCCGGTATTTCCGCGTAATCCTGCCGGTCCTGTATTTCCGGTATTTCCGGTAGGCCCGGTAGCTCCGGTAGGCCCGGTAGCGCCTACACCCGGTCCTGTCGCCCCGGTAGCCCCTGTTGAACCCGTCGGTCCGGTTGCTCCCCGAAATCCGCGTGGTCCCCGCGGTCCCTGGCAACAGCTGTTACAGTCACAGCTGCAGGAAGAAGCATCCTCGCCATAGCAGTCATCATGGTAATTATAATCATCGTAATGCATATTGCTCACCTCACTTTCTAAAACAGTACAGTATATGTAAGATAAAAATTCGTGTCGTGTTAAAGTCCCGGATTTTATATAAATACATATCCCAAAGCAAAAAAAGCACTCCTTTTTCTAATCTGTCTGAAGTACATCCTACATAGAACGAAAGGATAGCGTCTTCAGACTTTTCATCGGATACTCCTTTGGGGTATCCCCTCGTAAAAACAATACCAGTCACATGATGTGAATGGTATTGCAGGACCAGAGGATATCAATTAATAGAATGCAAATATTCAGGTATTGTGATAAAAATGTCAGAATCTTGTTTCTATACATCAGGCTATTCTAACAATATTTAATGATGCTCCGGTGCCGGATTGCAGGGTAACCGTACCATTTACTCCGTAAATTTGTAATGATAAAACATCCCCTGCTGTTAAAGACTGCATGAATGATACACTATATTCATTTGAGGATGTTGAGGACGTACTGATAGAGTTTAATATCGGCGTACCATTCCGTGTTACTCTTGATGACATTGGCAATCCAGATGTCATTTTGATAACATAGGATATGAAATAGGTACCTGTTTGATTAACTGTGAACTGCGTATTCGAAGCATTTGCCATAAATCCGTTTATATAGGGCTGAACAGGCAGAGGAATATTCGTTCCATCGGATGTTACCGAAACGGTAGCAGCGGAAATATTCAGTGCGGAGAGTGCATTCGTGATAACAGAAGTCCCGGTTGGACCTGTGGCACCTGTATTTCCTGTCGGCCCCGTATTTCCAATAGGTCCTGTTGCCCCGGTCGGACCTTGAAAACCGTGTGGACCGCGCGGCCCCGGACAGCAGCACGGGGTATAGTCATATGGATGACAGGAGGGCATACTGCATGGATCACAGCAGCTGTCATCGTATTCATCATAGTGCATAATACGTTCCAGTATATGGGGAACATACAAATCCTGTATTTACATTCTCCCATATCCGTTGCAATTTCTTTACATAACACAGGGAAAATTCACCTGCTTCCAGGCATCTTTATGGCAATACCTCCGCCGGCTTGCTATGGAGGCAGAAAAAAGCGGAGATGTCCTAACCTCCGCGCATCCCTTTACAGGATAAATAAATCTATACTGCAGCTTGAAACAAAGGTGATATTCCTGTTTGTCTGATTGGCAAGAACAATCATACCATATTCATTTCTTATAACCGTTCCAATGGAAGGCGTCTGTGTGTTGGTAGTGATATAGACATTTTCTCTTCCTACCGGGAGTAGAGAACGGATAACAGCATCACAATCAGCACAGCAATCCGTCAAGGCAGGCACCGGCTCTGGTAAATATACAATGGCGTCATTGTACACGGCATCATTGATCTGAATCGTATCAATACTGCAGATTGATAGATACTGGGAAGTATTTTGAGAGTTTATAACCTCGAATACGCCGGTACGTCCATTCGGTCCCAATAGCAGTGCGCCTGCACGTCCGACAGCGGCAACTCCGCTTTCCAACGTAATAAATAAATCCTGATTCGGATAAAGCGTAATGATCTGCTGGAGGATATTTCTTATCTGCTCCTTACAGTCACAGCAAACGGTTTCCGAAGACCCGGCAGGTCTTGTGGGACCGGTAGCGCCTGTTGCTCCACTTGATCCTGTGGCACCCGTTGGTCCGGTAGCTCCACGATATCCTCGCGGACCCTGTGGTCCCTCACAACAGCAGCTCTCAGCACTGCTGCAGGATGGCGCCTGCTCTGCACAGCAATTGTCCATGCAGGCATAATCATCATAATGCATACTGCTCACCTCGCTTTCTGATACAGTATAAGCTATGCTGTCTGCATAAATATGTATTGACGATATTCCAGAGAGACTTGTATTTCTGTAAGTTATATACATATATATAGCCATAACGGTTGATAGATGAAGCCCTAGATAGTGACAGGCATATTCAGTTTCATGCAGGGTGTCTGTATGCTGTTGTGAATTTCCATGGCGGATGAAACAGGTGTTGATGTGTTTCCATTGAACATCCGTAAGGGTCTAAAAACAGGGAAAGCTGTCAGAGATGACCATAGCCATAACGAAGCCCTGCTGTCAGGAATGCTCTTTCTTCTTTCTGATTTGTCTAACCTTTGTTACATCATATTGCGGACTTTTTGTCGTGCGTATGCTATACTGTTAACATAAATGAGGTGATTGTATGCTGTCTACAGAGCGTAAATTATATCTGCTGCAGAAGGTGGAAAGAGAAGGAACCATCCATGTACGGGATGTCGCAAAGCAGCTTAACATCAGTGAGACCACGATTCGACGCGATCTGATGGAGCTGGAGCAGGAAGGAAAGGTGCGAAGAGTGCACGGCGGTGCTGTCAGAGAAAGCCTGAATCAGATTCTGACGGAATCCAGAGAGCTGCTGATGCAGGATCGTATGCTGATCAATTTTGACAGAAAATCCAGAATCTGCCGCAGTGCCAGTGAGCTTGTTGAGGATGGTGAATGTGTCTTTCTGGATGGAGGAACCAGTATCGTTGCCATGATTGACTATCTGCAAAGCCGTCCCATCAAAATCGTGACGCATAACCAGCTGATTGTACAGCGGCTGCACGATCCGGTTGCACAAATCATCATCATCGGTGGAGATTTCAATGCGAAATATCACATGAGTGAGGGACCGATGGCGCAGAATATGCTTGGTCTGTATAATTTCGACAGAGCCTTTATCGGCTGTGCAGGCATGGACCCTATCAGCGGGCAGTGTTATACTGCGGAAATGGGAACCAGGGAACTGAAGGAAATTGCGATGAAAAACAGCAATCACAGCTATCTGCTGATCGATGACAGCAAGCTGTTTGTAAAGGGCTTCTGCAAATTCACAAATGCGGATGCCTTTGAACAGATATTCTGCAATAGGCTGGATGAGACTGTGGAAAACCTGCCAGATAATATGAAATTTGTGGAATAAGCAATATATGGATATTGTATAAAAAAACCGGAAGCATTTTCGCAAATAGTGAAAGGCACTGGTTTTTTTTGCTTTTTTCCTTAAGGAGAAATGCTGATAATTTGATCAGTATGACCTGTAGTTTCTTATATCACGGTAAAGGTGATGAATGTGTCCCACTACTATTCTATATGCGATTGCTTGCATAAAATACGGGAGCAGTAAATAGAATTGCAACAATATTGTTGCAGAAAAAAGGCATTTTCGAGGGTGTGAATGCGTGATACTATTTTCCTGTAAAGGAGGATTTGATATGGAATTATCGAAAGTGACGATGATTTTAAGAGGGTATACCTATGAGCAGGTACGCTGTGTTGCTGAAGTTCTGATTAACAGCAGCTATGTGAAAAACATGGAGATTACTTTAAATACCAGCAATGCATATGAAATCATCAAAAAGATTGCTGATGAGTTTCAAGGGAGATTGCATATTGGCGCTGGAACCGTTCAGACATATGATGAGCTGGTTCAGGCGATTGCAGCAGGGGCAGTCTTTGTTTTATCTCCGAGAAAAATGAATCAGAAGATGCTCGATTATTGCAAGCAGCACAATGTGATTGCAGTTCCCGGGGCTTTTACACCATCCGAAATCGCAGAATCTTTGGAAATGGGAGCTGATATCGTAAAGGTATTTCCAGCGAATGAAGTAGGCTTTGATTATGCAAAAAAGCTCTGTGAACCAATGGGAGAGCTTCCTCTCATGGCGGTCGGAGGTATTCAGGCAGGAAATGTGAAAAAAGCTTTACAATCAGGTTATACTTATGTAGGAACAGCAGGCGGTCTTTTTGAGAAGGAAGATATTCAGAACATGCGAAAGGATCATATGTTGAAATCTTTAGAAGTATTCGAAAAAGAATTATTATAGATAGGAGAGATTCACTTGAAGGCTGCGCAAAGACAAAAAAAGCTACTGGAAATATTAACATACAGCGAAAATTATATGACTGTTCAAAGTCTTGCTGATACTTTTACTGTATCAAAGCGAACAATACATAATGATATTGCGCAGCTGGAAAATCAGGGAATAGAATTTGAAAAAAAGCCTAGTGCCGGATTAAAGCTGAAAAACAGAAAAGAGGCCCGCTTTGTAGAGCATATGGATAAATATCGGCCGGAGCAGCGTAGAAAGCAGCTTATGAAAGAACTACTGTTTTATGAAAATAGAATCACCTTTCAATCAGCCTCTGCGTGTTATATGGTGGGGGTAAGCTCGATTATTGCAGATATCCATTACATAAAAGAGCATATTTTAAATGATGCGACAGTGTCACTGATTGGAGATGAAAACGGTACCAGGCTGACGGGGACAGAAATAGAATGGCAAAAGGCGTTAATCTCATTTAATGAATATCTGATAGCATCGGAAAATCTGACATTCACGGATGATGCAATGCTGGCATTGTTTAAGGAATTCTATGATACAGATATCATAACAGCATGCTACACAACAATTCAGGCGCTGGATGATTTCAACATATATATTGCTGCACAGCATTATTTAATCAATCTGTTCAATGTCATGATTGTATTATGTCATCGCTTGAGAAAAGGATACCATCACAAAATTATCCATAATGCATTTTACAGCGATCAGATAATGGCGATGATGTATTATCTGATTGGTGATGATTTACTTCGTATTCTGAAGAAGGATTTAAACATCACTTATGAGGATGGCGATATATATTTCCTTTCTATGTATTTGAGTGCAAATCGGATTATGCTCAACAGCTCTTTACATAGACGGGGAAATCCATTTAAGCATATAGTTGAGAATTTAATTGAAAGAATGTCAAACTGCGTCGATGTTGATTTAACGCAGGATCAGGATTTGTTTTACAATCTCTGTCTGCATCTGGAACCGATGATATATCGGTTGAAAAATCGAATTTATATCACTAACCCGATGTTATTTGAAATTAAGCAGCAATATCATTTGATGTTTGATTTGACCTGGATGATTATGGACTCTATAAGGACAACGCTTGGGGTCACGCTTACTGAGGATGAGGTTGGCTTTCTTATGCTTCATTTCCAGAATGCATTGGAGAAGAAAAAAAAGAGTAAGCGTATTTTGGTTGTGTGTCCAAACGGGATAACAACTTCGGAATTGATTGCCAACAGGATACGAAGTGTCCTGCCGCCTTTAGACATAATTGAAGCCGCATCGATTGATACGATCAACTCATTTGAATTAAGGAGTATCGATTTTATAGTGTCAACCATACCTTTGAAAAGCCTTGATAAACCGGTTGTAGTTGTTTCAATGCTGATCAATGATTCTGATATACAGAGGATTGAAGAGCTATATAAGAAAAAGTTATCAATACCCAAGGAAGCGGATGTACGCTTTATTGAAATCCCACAGTATTTGCATGAGAAAAATATTTATATTAATGGTGGGAAAATAACAAAGGATGAAATTATTCATCAGGTCTGTACGGGCCTGAATAAAGAAGGCTGTGTAGATGCGCATTTTGAAACCAGTGTATGGGAAAGAGAGCAGAAAGGAGGAACGGATATCGCGGTTGGAGGTGCAATACCTCATGGCGCAGTTTCCACTGTACGAAAAACACAATTGGCTTTATGGATCAATAAGGAGCCGGTGAAATGGTCTAAATACCGTGTGAAGGTGATTGTATTTTTCGCATTGAACAGCGAGGATACAGCAAAAACAAAGGTTATTTTGGAAGAAGCCTTTTCACTTATCAAAACAAAGGAAATGATAGAAAAGCTGTCTTCCATGAAGAATAAGAAGGCTGTTATAAAATATATATTTGGAGGAAGCCGATTTGATTAGAGAAAATCTTTTATATTTAAACAAAGATATCCGTGATCGTGAAACAGTTATCACATATATTGCAGATATGGCAGATACTGTTGGATTATTAAGCGATAAAAACCTGTTTTTAAAAAGTGTTCAGGAAAGAGAACACATATTACCCACATCTGTAGGCTTTAAAGTAGCTATACCGCATGGCCGGAGCAGCAGCGTCAGAGAACCATTTGTATCCTTCATGAAAACAAAGCATGAATTTATCTGGGATACGAGAAACAATAATGAGGTGGATTTGATATTTCTGATTGCCGTGCCTGAAAAAAATGAGAATAACCTGCATCTCCGGTTTCTTTCGGAAATCAGTAAAAAATTGATGGATAGCAGCTTCAGGGAACGATTGCGGAATGCGGATAATGAACACGAGGTATTCGTTATGTTACATGAAATTAATGAGAAAGTGATGGAGGAAAACACATGAAAATTATAGGAATAACAGCATGCCCAACAGGGATTGCACATACATATATGGCACAGGAGTGTCTGGAAAAGGAATGCAGAAAAAGAGGCTTTGATGTGAAAATCGAAACACAGGGCGGTTTGGGGATAGAAAATGAACTAAGTGAAGAGGATGTAGCTCAAGCTGATGTTGTAATTCTGGCAGTCAGTGTCGTTATTGAGGGGGAGGAACGATTTGAGAATAAGCGTGTATTACATACTGATGTGGATGAAGCAATTTCGCATGTGGAAAAGCTGGTAGATAGAGCGGTTGCACTCGTAGAAGGAAATTGATAATTATGAAAACGATTTGGAAAGATATTCAAAAGCATTTGTTAAGTGGCGTATCCTTTATGATGCCGGTTGTCGTTGCCGGTGGTGTGATCCTGGCAGTTTCCTTATTGGGTGCAACGCAGACGGAAACAGGACTTGTTCCTAATGGGCCGTTGCTGACCTATTTGAATCAGCTGGGAAAAGCAGGAATGGCGATGATGATTCCTGTATTCGCTGCCTATATTTCATATTCTGTAGCCGGGAAACCGGGTCTTACACCGGGATTCATTTTAGGTTATATTGCAAACAATGCTATCATGATCAATGGTGTTGAGGTTAAGGCAGGATTTCTGGGAGCACTTATCTTAGGTCTGCTTGCGGGCTATATGGCGAAATGGATGAAGGGATTAAAGGTAGGGAAAACGATTCGCTCCATCATGCCTATTTTGGTCATTCCAATCTCAACTGTCCTTGTACTAGGCCTTGCTTATTATTTTATAATAGGATATCCGATTTCCTTTCTGATGCAGGCGCTGTCAGATTTGATGGTGACTTTGAACGGCAGTGGGAAAGCTGTGCTGGCAGTGTTTATGGGGTTCTTTAGTGAAATTGATTTTGGAGGACCTGTGACAAAAGCTGTCTCCATGTTTACACTTTCTATGATCAATGAAGGGATCATGGAGCCTAATGGAATATTCAGAATTCTGGTAGCTGTTCCTCCGATTGGAATCTTTTTATCCACGATTATTGCTAAGAAAAAATATAGTGAGGAAGAACGTGATAATGCGAAAGCTGTAGGTATTATGGGATGTCTGGGGATAACAGAGGGAGCAATTCCGTATGCTATCAAAGATCCGAAGGCTGTGTATCCTGCATGTATTATCGGAAATATCGTCGGGGCATTGATCGGGGCCTTTGGAAATGTGGCATGTCCGGTACCGCATGGTGGATTCATTGTACTTCCGGTCGTAGAAAATCAACTTTGGTTTGTTGTTGCAATACTTGTCGGCTCTGTCATCACAGCACTGCTGCTAAAGGTATTGAAAAAGGATGTTCTTGAGGAGCGCTAAAAAGTTTGCTCTTAAATACTTAAACAGCTATTCGAGCAGAATTACAGAAATCTATACAGCATTAAAAGAAAGTAATAGGCTCTTTCTCGATTACAGGTAAACTTAACATAGGGAGACTTCCATACGATTGTAGTTATCAATAGAAGTTGAAGTCTCCCTTTTGCAAACACCCTAAAGTAAGAAAGAAACGAAGCTATCATATGCTGTCAACATACGGGCAGTCTGCTGCTTTTGTTAAAAATGCGGTAAACTTATACAGTGAATCAGATATATGAAATTATATAGTTCTATTTTGATGGTGATAAGGCAAACCTGTCTCTTTTGAATAAGGAGATAGGTTTGCTTTATCTTAGCTGATTGTCACTTGATTCCGCATCAAATGCACTTATAGAAGCTATCGAGAAAAAGTGCAGTATGAGATATTGGATAGTGTTTTTACGTATTGGAAGACATCTGCTTTAAATTCACCACAGCGTATAGGATATGTAAATGCGTAATTTCTATGAATACCAAGACGAAATAGTAAGAAAACGCTTTCCTGTTTGCCCTTCCTGATTTATCATAAGAGTATAAAGAAAAGAGGGGTTTTATGATAAGGACGATACCTGAAGATTTTTTAATCGGAACAAGCAGCAGTGCATGGCAGATCGAAGGGGTGGCAGGAAAAAGCAAAGAGCAGAAAAGCTGGGCAGAGCTGTTCTATGCATCAGCACCGGAAAAATGGCATGATGGAGTCGGACCGGAAAAGGCGGCTGATTTCTATTACCGCTACAAAGAGGATATTCATACCATGGCATCTCTTCATATGAAAGCCTTCCGCTTTACCATACAATGGGCGCGGTTTATGAAGGATCCGATAGCCGGCATTGTGGATGAGGAGGCAGCTGCATATTATCTTGATGTGATCAAAACCATTCGGAAGGAGGGAATGGAGCCGCTGATTTCCCTTGAGCACTGGGACCTTCCGGCAGTGCTCATCGAACGCTTTAACGGCTGGGCAGGCAGAGAAACGCTGGACTGCTACATCATCTATGTGAAAGAGGTGCTGCGGCGTTTTGCGGATCAGGTAACCTGGTGGTTCGCCTTTACAGAACCAAACATACCAATAGACAACGGATATATGGATGCCATATGGTATCCGTTCACTCATGATCCGAAAACCGCTTATCAGGCACATTTTCATAAGATACTGGCAACCTCGTATGCAGTCGCATGCATAGAGCAGTATCGCTCCTATGGATGCCGCATGGGGGCTATGGTGCACATGACGCCGGTCTATGCGAAAAGCGGAGAGATTCAGGATGTAACAGCCGCATGGTATGCCGACTTGTTTCATGTGCGTCTGTATCTGGACCCGTACCTGAAGGGAGAGTTTCCAGCGGAGCTGCTGCATCAGCTTAAGCTGCATGACTGTATGTTCACCTATAAGGAAGAGGATTTGCAGCATATCCGAGCACATCGTATTGCTATGCTCGGTATTGATTATTATTTTCCGATACGCGTGCAGGCGCGCAGTCATCCGTATTCCGGCCCCTTTCATCCAAAGCAGTTCTACGAGCCATGGATCAAGGAGGATCGCAAATTCAATGCGGACCGCGGCTGGGAGGTTTACGAACAGGCTGTCTATGATATTGGAATGCGCCTGAAAAATGAATATGGCAATCCAGACTGGCTGATCAGTGAAAACGGTATCGGTATTGCACATGAGGAGCGCTACCGAAACGAGCAGGGAAGCATTGACGATGATTATCGAATCGACTTCCTTTCTGAACATCTGCGGTATGCGCTGAAAGCAAGGGAAGCAGGCTGTCACTGTCATGGGTATCTCGTCTGGTCCTATATTGATAATGTGTCCGCCATCAATGCGTTTAAAAACCGATACGGTCTGCTGGAGCTGGATATAGAAACAGGAAAGCGGATTCCGAAGAAATCGGCATACTGGTTTCGGGACATATTGGCTAAAAAGCAACTTGATGATTGAAAATGTATGATAATGCATGATTAAACATACAAAAATATGCATAAACAAAATAATATGAGCGCAAATGGCTTGCGTCCCGGTTGGAATCCCATTATAATATGCATAGAAAGAATCAAAGCACAGCTGGATTCTTTGACGCAGCCTGCATGAATTTATGGATGGACGGTTTGCGGGTGTCATGATGCTGCAATCAGCAGGCACACGCAGACGATCCATACCAGAAGCAGGCGCATCGCTATGAGGAGGGCGCTTATGAAAGATTTTCTATTTTATACACCTGCAGCATCCGGCGTTGACTGGAAGCGCATCGATTCTCTTCGCCATGTCATGGAGAAACGCACTGCCAGTATATGCTCGCAGCGTGCTCTTCTGTATACACAATCCTTTCAGGAAAGTGAAGGAGAACCGTATATCATTCGCAAGGCAAAGGCCTTCGCCCACACCCTTGCCCATATGGATATCTATATCCAGCCCCATTCCCTGATATTCGGTAATCAGGCGTCCGCAAACTTCGCGGCTCCGATATTTCCGGAATATTCCATACAGTGGGTCATTGACGAGCTGGAAGCCTTCGATCAGCGAAGTGGTGATGTGTTTCAGATCAGCGAGGAAGTAAAACAGGATTTGAAACGCATAGCACCATACTGGCTGCAGCATACCCATGAGGATGAGGTCAATGCACATCTCAGTGAGAATATCCGTCTTGCAGAGAAGCAGGGAGTTTTACACCGCGGTGGCATCTCCATGTCCGGGGATGGTCATATTGTACCGGATCATGAAATGCTGTTGCAAAGAGGGTTTCGTTCGATCATCGATGAGGCGAAGCATGCCCTGACAAATACTGACTTGCAGGATGCACAGCGTAATTACTATCAGGCGGTTATCATTTCACTGGAAGGGGCTCTGCTGTTCTTTCAGCGCTTTGCCAAGCTGGCGGAGGAAATGGCGGAGCATGAGCAGGATGAAAAGAGAAGACAGGAGCTGCGAGTTATAGCACAGATGGCCGGGACCATGATGGAACAGGGGGCCAGAAGCTTTTATGAAGGAGTAGAGGTGTGCTATATGGTGCATGTTCTGCAGATGATTGAAAGCAACGGGCATTCCTTCTGTTACGGCCGTTTCGACCAGTACATGCGAAAGCTGTATGAACAGGATGTAGAGCGGGGCGTGCTGACAAAGGATCAGGCATTGGAAATCATCACGCACATGTTCATTATGAATTCCTCCTGTAACAAGGTGCGTCCCTACGGTCATACAAAATACTCACAGGGCTATCCGCTTTATTCCAATCTGGTCGTCGGCGGGAAAACACCGCAGGGAAGCGACGGCACCAATGAGCTTTCCTATCTATGTATTGAGGCGATGCATCTGACATCCTTAGCGGAACCGAATTTCTCTGTCCGTTATCATTTGGAAACACCGAGGCAGTTTCTGAAGGCGGCTGCCTTGCTGATTCGCACCGGATGCGGCATGCCGAGCATGTTCAATGACGAGGTTGCCGCAAAGGGAATCGAGGATTTGGGAATACCGAAGGAGGATGCGCTGGATTATTGTCCGATTGGCTGTGTGGAAACCGGTGTTCCGGGGAAATACGGGCATCGGGCTACCGGGATGACCTATGTAAACTGGGGCAAGGTTTTGGAGATTCTGCTGCATAACGGTGTGGATCCTGCAAGCGGCATCCAAATGCTGTCGGTCAATGGACAAGGCGGGGATGCTGTTACGTTTGAAAACTATGAGGAATTGTGGCAGGGCTGGGAAAAGCTGCTGAAATTCTATTCTGATATATCGGTGGAATGCGATGCAATCTGTGATGATTCTCTGGTAAAATATGATGCTGATCCATTCGCAAGCTGTTTTATACAGGACTCCATGAAGCTGGGGAAAACCCTGAAGGAGGGTGGCTGCCGCTACGATGTGATTTCACAGTCCAATATCGGACCGTGCGTTGTCGGAAACGCATTATACGCAATAAAGAAGCTGGTGTTTGAAGAGCAGTCGGTAACCTGGGAAGAGCTGATGACTGCTATGCAGGATAACTGGCAGTCTCTGGAATCTGCTAGAATTCATAAAAAAATACGTCATGTAGCCAAGTTTGGAAATGATGATGATGCGGTGGATGAAATTGTTAAGGATGTTTTTGATTCCTACCTGAAGCTGCTTCCGCAGTATCGTACACAGCGTTATCAGCAGGGACCTGCAGTAAGCTGCTATACGATGTCGACCAGCAACATCACCTCCTATGTACCAAACGGCTTTGTCGTCGGCGCAACACCGGACGGGCGGTTTGCGGGAACACCGTTAAACGAGGGCTGTTCTCCAACACAGGGGACAGATACAAGCGGTCCTACCGCGGTTATCAATTCGGTTGCCAAGCTGCCAAACGAGCAGGTGGCGGCAGGACAGCTGCTGAATATGCGTTTCTCCAGCGGTGCACTGGCAGGAGAGGAAAATCTCGATAAATTTGTCGACTTTCTGATGGCCTCTGCGAAAAAGCACATCTACCATAATCAGTTCAATGTCATAGACAGTGCAACGCTGCGTCTGGCGCAGGAGCATCCGCAGGATTATACGGATCTGATTGTGCGTGTTGCCGGTTACTGTGCTCAGTTTGTTTCCCTGATGCCGGAAGCACAGGAAGCCATTATCGCACGTACGGAGAATACATGGTAGCCATTCACCTGTCGACCATACAGCGCTATTCCACAAAGGACGGCCCTGGAATACGGTCCACCGTGTTTCTGATTGGCTGCAATCTGCGCTGTGCATGGTGCTCCAATCCGGAGCTGATGCTGCCGTACAATAAGCTGCTCCATTTTTCATCTCTGTGCCGCGGCTGTCAAAGCTGTGTGCATGCGTATCCAACAGCTGTATACATGGAGGACGGTGCTATTCACATGCATCCCTGTGCACAGCATATGGCAGGGGAGCTGGAGGAGGTATGTCCCTTTGATGCCCTTGAACAGGTTGGTATGCAGGTGGAGTGCCAACAGCTTGTAAAGCAGCTGGAAAAGGATTTCACATATTATGAGGAGTCCAAAGGCGGCGTGACGTTCAGCGGCGGGGAGCCGCTGTTACAGGCTGAGGCTTTGGCGGATACACTCTGTCTGCTGAAGCAGAAGCACATAGCAACATGTGTGGATACCGCTGGTGATGTGGCATGGGAGCATATGGAAAGGGCTGCGGAATACTGCGATTTGTTTC
This region includes:
- a CDS encoding formate C-acetyltransferase/glycerol dehydratase family glycyl radical enzyme, translated to MKDFLFYTPAASGVDWKRIDSLRHVMEKRTASICSQRALLYTQSFQESEGEPYIIRKAKAFAHTLAHMDIYIQPHSLIFGNQASANFAAPIFPEYSIQWVIDELEAFDQRSGDVFQISEEVKQDLKRIAPYWLQHTHEDEVNAHLSENIRLAEKQGVLHRGGISMSGDGHIVPDHEMLLQRGFRSIIDEAKHALTNTDLQDAQRNYYQAVIISLEGALLFFQRFAKLAEEMAEHEQDEKRRQELRVIAQMAGTMMEQGARSFYEGVEVCYMVHVLQMIESNGHSFCYGRFDQYMRKLYEQDVERGVLTKDQALEIITHMFIMNSSCNKVRPYGHTKYSQGYPLYSNLVVGGKTPQGSDGTNELSYLCIEAMHLTSLAEPNFSVRYHLETPRQFLKAAALLIRTGCGMPSMFNDEVAAKGIEDLGIPKEDALDYCPIGCVETGVPGKYGHRATGMTYVNWGKVLEILLHNGVDPASGIQMLSVNGQGGDAVTFENYEELWQGWEKLLKFYSDISVECDAICDDSLVKYDADPFASCFIQDSMKLGKTLKEGGCRYDVISQSNIGPCVVGNALYAIKKLVFEEQSVTWEELMTAMQDNWQSLESARIHKKIRHVAKFGNDDDAVDEIVKDVFDSYLKLLPQYRTQRYQQGPAVSCYTMSTSNITSYVPNGFVVGATPDGRFAGTPLNEGCSPTQGTDTSGPTAVINSVAKLPNEQVAAGQLLNMRFSSGALAGEENLDKFVDFLMASAKKHIYHNQFNVIDSATLRLAQEHPQDYTDLIVRVAGYCAQFVSLMPEAQEAIIARTENTW
- a CDS encoding glycyl-radical enzyme activating protein, producing the protein MVAIHLSTIQRYSTKDGPGIRSTVFLIGCNLRCAWCSNPELMLPYNKLLHFSSLCRGCQSCVHAYPTAVYMEDGAIHMHPCAQHMAGELEEVCPFDALEQVGMQVECQQLVKQLEKDFTYYEESKGGVTFSGGEPLLQAEALADTLCLLKQKHIATCVDTAGDVAWEHMERAAEYCDLFLYDIKAFDAALHKKITGADNGRILDNAGRLAAMHKPMWIRMVIVKGYNDDRRDLRKRLQFAASLGSAVQRVELLPYHALGEGKYKSMELAYPIQEDACPDAETLAYCMEEGRRLSLPMYMEKA